The Deltaproteobacteria bacterium genome window below encodes:
- the modB gene encoding molybdate ABC transporter permease subunit, which yields MDPTFLFPVQLSLRVATLATFCALVLGVGLGWVFHRFRFPGKELLDAALSLPMVLPPTVLGYYLLVLVGKNGPVGRWLESCFGVSLIFTWQGAVLAATVVSFPLVFKSARAALDGVGEKYENAARTLGQPEWRVFLRVCLPLAGRGVMAGTMLAFARAMGEFGATLMIAGNLPGRTQTLSLAVYSATQAGQDNLAAQLVLLISVLCTVILWMSGRLLAPKWPV from the coding sequence ATGGACCCGACCTTTCTCTTTCCGGTGCAGCTCAGCCTGCGCGTGGCGACCCTGGCCACTTTTTGCGCCCTGGTCCTGGGGGTTGGCCTGGGCTGGGTGTTTCATCGCTTCCGCTTTCCCGGCAAGGAGCTGCTGGACGCGGCCCTGAGCCTGCCCATGGTCCTACCGCCCACGGTTCTTGGCTACTATCTCCTTGTCCTGGTCGGAAAGAACGGCCCGGTGGGCCGCTGGCTGGAATCGTGCTTCGGCGTCTCGCTCATTTTCACCTGGCAGGGGGCCGTGCTGGCGGCCACGGTGGTCTCCTTTCCGCTCGTCTTCAAATCCGCCCGGGCCGCCCTGGACGGAGTGGGCGAAAAATACGAAAACGCGGCCCGCACCCTGGGGCAGCCGGAATGGCGCGTGTTCCTGCGCGTTTGCCTGCCCCTGGCCGGACGCGGGGTCATGGCCGGCACCATGCTCGCCTTTGCCCGAGCCATGGGCGAGTTCGGAGCCACGCTGATGATCGCCGGCAACCTGCCCGGCCGGACCCAGACCCTCTCCCTGGCCGTGTACAGCGCGACCCAGGCCGGACAAGACAACCTGGCCGCGCAACTGGTTCTCCTCATTTCCGTGCTCTGCACCGTCATTTTGTGGATGTCCGGCCGTCTGCTCGCTCCGAAATGGCCGGTCTAA
- a CDS encoding UPF0280 family protein produces the protein MSPRPAPSGHGSPFRTYRAAQRPDLVTFQLVIEETDLWVAARADLSAPMAEAVRELRGQIQAYAAIHPEFLTALVPLGADPRAPDIIQRMCRATRPCGVGPMAAVAGTVAQMVAERFLADSPDLLVENGGDTYLCSTADRHIGILAIPDQDLRLCVPVTTAEFPCSFCASSAKIGHSLSFGNADLVVTRSRDASLADAMATALANRLQTPADMDAVLNQARRWEDLGLDGVFAQCQGKIGVWGKMQLAVP, from the coding sequence ATGAGCCCGCGTCCCGCCCCTTCCGGGCACGGATCTCCATTTCGCACCTACCGCGCCGCCCAACGCCCGGATCTTGTCACGTTTCAATTGGTCATCGAGGAAACCGACCTCTGGGTCGCGGCCCGCGCGGATTTGTCCGCGCCCATGGCCGAGGCCGTGCGCGAACTGCGGGGCCAGATCCAGGCTTACGCCGCCATCCATCCAGAATTCTTGACCGCCCTCGTGCCCCTGGGCGCGGACCCGCGCGCGCCGGACATCATCCAGCGCATGTGCCGGGCCACCCGCCCGTGCGGCGTGGGCCCCATGGCCGCCGTCGCCGGGACCGTGGCCCAGATGGTGGCCGAACGCTTCCTGGCCGATTCGCCGGACCTACTCGTGGAAAATGGCGGTGACACCTATCTCTGTTCCACGGCAGACCGTCACATTGGCATCCTGGCCATCCCGGACCAGGATCTGCGCCTGTGCGTGCCCGTGACCACGGCGGAGTTTCCGTGCTCGTTTTGCGCGTCCTCGGCCAAAATCGGCCATTCGCTCAGCTTCGGAAACGCCGACCTGGTCGTGACCCGTTCCCGCGACGCCTCCCTGGCCGACGCCATGGCCACGGCCCTGGCCAACCGTCTCCAAACCCCGGCGGACATGGACGCGGTCCTGAACCAGGCCCGGCGGTGGGAAGACCTTGGCCTGGACGGAGTCTTCGCCCAATGCCAAGGAAAGATAGGCGTCTGGGGGAAGATGCAGCTGGCTGTTCCGTGA